Proteins encoded in a region of the Rickettsia tillamookensis genome:
- a CDS encoding Bax inhibitor-1/YccA family protein: protein MIDYTKTLTATSKNKTFDEGLRKYMLKVYNYMALALLLTGVAAVTTISVEPIYNLMFQTGFGTIIMFAPLGIALYFFMGFGRMNLKTAQILFWVYAGLTGMSLAYLALIYTGASIARTFFICSSVFGAMSLYGYSTSRDLTSMGSFFAMGLIGLIIASLVNLFLKSSALSFATSLIGIVVFMGLIAWDTQKIKSMYYMAGNDEVGQKLSIMAAFTLYLDFINLFLYLMRFLGNRRD, encoded by the coding sequence ATGATCGATTATACAAAAACTTTAACTGCCACCTCGAAGAATAAAACTTTTGATGAAGGCTTAAGAAAATATATGCTTAAAGTATATAATTATATGGCTTTAGCACTTTTACTAACCGGTGTAGCGGCCGTAACGACTATATCAGTTGAACCTATTTATAATTTAATGTTTCAAACAGGTTTCGGCACTATTATAATGTTTGCTCCGCTCGGTATCGCTTTATATTTCTTTATGGGTTTCGGACGAATGAACCTGAAAACAGCACAAATATTATTTTGGGTTTATGCCGGTTTAACCGGTATGTCACTTGCATATTTAGCTCTTATTTATACCGGTGCATCAATAGCTCGTACTTTCTTTATTTGCTCTTCCGTTTTTGGAGCAATGAGTTTATACGGTTATAGTACAAGTAGAGATTTAACATCTATGGGTTCATTTTTTGCAATGGGTCTTATAGGTCTTATCATTGCTTCATTAGTCAACTTATTTCTAAAAAGCTCGGCTCTTTCTTTTGCTACTTCTCTTATTGGAATAGTAGTATTTATGGGATTAATTGCTTGGGATACTCAAAAGATTAAGTCTATGTATTACATGGCAGGAAACGATGAAGTAGGACAAAAGCTTTCTATTATGGCAGCCTTTACTTTATACTTAGATTTTATAAATCTTTTCCTATATTTAATGAGATTTTTAGGCAATAGAAGAGATTAA
- the aspS gene encoding aspartate--tRNA ligase → MHKYRTHNCNELQISDVGKEVKLSGWVHRRRDHGNLVFIDLRDHYGITQIVFTDQNPQLMEDASRLRYESVITVSGTVVARSNDTINDTLPTGHIEVLAGEFIIESAADTLPFVINTEKDAPEDSRLKHRFLDLRREKLHNNIILRSQIISHIRHLMTGRGFTEFQTPILTASSPEGARDFLVPSRMHPGKFYALPQAPQQFKQLLMVSGFDRYFQIAPCFRDEDARADRSPGEFYQLDVEMSFVTQEDVFSTIEPVMYDLFTKFTDKKVSETPFVRIPYNESMLKYGSDKPDLRNPIIIADVTEIFRDSDFTIFRENIKKGSIVRAIPAPKAAALPRSFFDKMIEFAISEGAGGLGYIQFSETGEAKGPVAKFLSPQQLESLKATASISNGDAVFFASDKKEKAAKLAGKVRIRLGEELDLLEKDCFKFCWITDFPFYELNEETGKIDFSHNPFSMPQGGIDALEQAKTTEELLELTAYQYDIVCNGIELSSGAIRNHKPEIMYKAFSIAGYSEEEVDKRFGGMIRAFKFGAPPHGGIAPGIDRIVMLLAEATNIREIIAFPLNQQAEDLLMNAPSYVEDKALKELSIMLSPSARKNAEKE, encoded by the coding sequence ATGCATAAATACAGAACTCATAATTGTAACGAATTACAAATCTCCGATGTTGGGAAAGAAGTTAAATTATCCGGTTGGGTACATAGAAGAAGAGATCACGGTAATCTAGTTTTCATAGATTTACGTGATCATTACGGTATAACTCAAATCGTCTTTACCGATCAAAACCCACAGCTTATGGAGGATGCTAGCCGTTTGCGTTATGAGTCGGTAATTACAGTAAGCGGTACAGTTGTAGCAAGATCAAATGATACTATTAATGATACGCTTCCGACAGGTCATATTGAGGTCTTAGCAGGTGAATTTATTATTGAATCGGCTGCAGATACTCTACCTTTTGTTATTAATACCGAAAAAGATGCTCCGGAAGATTCAAGGCTTAAGCATCGTTTTTTAGATCTTAGACGTGAGAAATTGCATAATAATATAATACTCCGCTCACAAATTATTTCTCATATTCGTCATTTGATGACGGGAAGAGGTTTTACCGAATTTCAAACACCGATTTTAACGGCAAGTTCACCTGAAGGTGCTAGAGATTTCTTAGTACCGAGTAGAATGCATCCGGGTAAGTTCTATGCGTTACCGCAAGCACCTCAGCAATTCAAGCAGTTATTGATGGTATCAGGCTTTGATCGTTATTTCCAAATTGCTCCTTGTTTTCGGGATGAAGATGCAAGAGCCGATAGATCACCTGGCGAGTTTTATCAGCTAGATGTAGAAATGTCGTTTGTTACACAGGAAGACGTATTTAGTACTATTGAGCCTGTGATGTATGATTTATTCACTAAATTCACGGATAAAAAAGTATCAGAGACTCCTTTTGTTCGTATTCCGTATAATGAATCTATGCTAAAATACGGCTCTGATAAGCCTGATTTACGAAATCCTATTATAATTGCTGATGTAACTGAGATATTTAGAGATTCCGATTTTACGATTTTCAGAGAGAATATCAAAAAAGGTAGTATTGTTCGTGCAATTCCTGCCCCTAAGGCAGCTGCACTGCCTCGTAGTTTCTTCGATAAAATGATAGAGTTTGCGATATCGGAAGGAGCAGGTGGACTTGGCTATATTCAGTTTAGTGAAACCGGTGAAGCAAAAGGACCGGTAGCAAAATTCTTAAGCCCGCAGCAATTAGAGAGTTTAAAAGCTACAGCTAGTATTAGTAACGGTGATGCCGTATTTTTTGCTAGCGATAAAAAAGAAAAAGCTGCAAAGCTTGCAGGTAAGGTTAGAATAAGGCTTGGCGAAGAGCTTGATTTACTTGAAAAAGATTGCTTTAAATTCTGTTGGATTACTGATTTTCCATTTTATGAATTAAATGAAGAAACAGGAAAAATCGATTTTAGCCATAATCCGTTTTCTATGCCGCAGGGGGGAATAGACGCTTTAGAGCAAGCTAAAACCACTGAAGAGTTATTAGAACTTACCGCTTATCAATATGATATTGTTTGTAATGGTATTGAGCTTTCCAGCGGTGCTATTAGAAACCATAAGCCGGAAATTATGTATAAAGCATTTTCCATAGCAGGTTATAGTGAAGAGGAAGTTGATAAGAGATTTGGGGGGATGATTAGAGCATTTAAGTTTGGAGCACCGCCGCATGGCGGGATAGCCCCGGGAATTGACCGAATCGTTATGCTGCTTGCAGAAGCAACCAATATAAGAGAAATAATTGCATTTCCTTTAAATCAGCAAGCTGAAGATTTACTAATGAACGCTCCAAGCTATGTAGAAGATAAAGCTCTAAAAGAGCTAAGCATTATGCTATCACCGTCAGCTAGAAAAAATGCAGAGAAAGAATAA
- a CDS encoding division plane positioning ATPase MipZ, with protein sequence MNTINKPYIFVIGNEKGGAGKTTCSMHLIIALLYQNYSVVSIDTDSRQSSLTNYLKNRDLYNKQNPDKPVLVPKHFHISESEVEEQVKSFEEVLENNQDADYIVIDTPGSHTPLSRVAHSYADTIITPINDSFLDLDVIAKIDSKDEIISPSIYSQMIWEQKMERASRDRISIDWVILRNRLSNLDALNKRRVGNVLAKLAKRINFKLAEGFSERVIYRELFLQGLTLLDLKTAKYDRAFNSSHVLARQELRNFLDFLGIKAAFKG encoded by the coding sequence ATGAACACAATAAATAAACCTTATATATTTGTTATAGGTAATGAAAAAGGCGGAGCAGGTAAAACTACCTGTTCTATGCATCTAATAATCGCTCTGCTTTATCAAAATTATTCGGTAGTAAGTATAGATACCGATTCACGTCAAAGTTCATTAACGAATTATTTAAAAAATCGAGATTTATATAATAAACAAAATCCTGATAAACCTGTATTAGTACCGAAACATTTTCATATATCGGAAAGCGAAGTAGAAGAGCAAGTAAAGAGTTTTGAGGAAGTACTAGAAAATAATCAAGATGCCGATTATATAGTGATTGATACCCCAGGTAGTCATACTCCTTTATCAAGAGTTGCTCATTCTTACGCCGATACAATTATTACCCCGATTAATGATAGTTTTCTAGATTTAGACGTAATAGCAAAAATCGATAGTAAGGATGAAATTATTAGCCCATCAATATATAGTCAAATGATTTGGGAGCAGAAAATGGAGCGTGCTAGTCGTGATAGAATTAGTATAGATTGGGTAATACTTCGTAATCGTTTAAGCAATCTTGATGCGTTAAACAAAAGACGAGTAGGAAATGTACTGGCTAAACTTGCTAAAAGGATTAACTTTAAACTCGCAGAAGGATTTAGTGAACGTGTAATATATAGGGAGTTATTTTTACAAGGTCTAACATTACTTGATCTAAAAACTGCAAAATATGATAGAGCATTTAATAGCTCACACGTGCTTGCACGTCAAGAATTACGAAATTTTTTAGACTTTTTAGGTATTAAGGCTGCGTTCAAAGGTTAA
- a CDS encoding leucyl aminopeptidase gives MLNINFVNEESSTNQGLVVFIDEQLKLDSNLIGLDQQHHGLISKTIQNKLQFTGKYGQIKVIPSVIKSGEVRYLIIAGLGNEEKLTEAKIEELGGKILQNAICAKISTIGLKVTNKISRFTSQIFASLIASGAFLASYRFDKYRTTLKEAEKFAVESIEIFTDNSTEAAKLFEVKKLIAEAVFFTRDICNEPSNIKTPQVYAERIVDILEPLGVDVDVIGEREMKNLGMGALLGVGQGSQNESKLVVMEYKGGSKDALTIALVGKGVIFDTGGISLKPSSNMHLMRYDMGGSAAVVGAMIAVAGQKLPVNIVGVVGLVENMPSGNAQRPGDVVTTMSGQTAEVLNTDAEGRLVLADAVWYAQEKFKPKCVIDVATLTGAITVALGSTYAGCFSNNDELADKLIKIGEEVNEKLWRMPLHDEYDAMINSDIADMANIGNVPGAAGSCTAAHFIKRFIKEGVDWAHLDIAGVANSNKASALGPKGAVGYGVRLLEKFIKEYTR, from the coding sequence ATGCTTAACATAAACTTTGTGAATGAAGAATCATCTACTAATCAGGGTCTAGTAGTTTTTATTGATGAACAGTTAAAGCTTGATAGTAATTTAATAGGGCTTGATCAACAACATCATGGATTAATTTCTAAAACTATTCAGAATAAACTGCAGTTTACCGGTAAATATGGACAGATTAAAGTTATTCCGTCTGTCATTAAATCAGGCGAGGTTAGATATTTGATAATAGCAGGTCTTGGGAATGAAGAAAAATTAACTGAAGCAAAAATTGAAGAATTAGGAGGTAAAATCTTACAAAATGCAATTTGTGCTAAAATTTCTACTATCGGCTTAAAAGTTACAAATAAAATTAGCAGGTTTACATCTCAAATATTTGCATCTTTAATTGCTAGTGGTGCATTTCTTGCTTCTTACAGATTTGATAAATATAGAACTACTTTAAAAGAAGCAGAGAAGTTTGCAGTAGAGTCAATTGAGATTTTTACCGATAATAGTACTGAAGCGGCAAAATTATTTGAAGTCAAAAAATTAATTGCTGAGGCAGTATTTTTTACACGAGATATATGTAATGAACCGTCAAATATTAAAACTCCGCAAGTTTATGCTGAAAGAATAGTTGATATACTTGAACCCTTAGGAGTAGATGTTGACGTTATCGGTGAACGTGAGATGAAAAATCTTGGTATGGGAGCATTACTTGGAGTTGGTCAAGGTTCACAAAACGAGTCAAAATTAGTAGTGATGGAATATAAAGGCGGCAGTAAAGATGCTCTGACTATTGCTTTGGTTGGTAAAGGAGTGATTTTTGATACAGGTGGTATTTCCTTAAAGCCGTCAAGTAATATGCATTTAATGAGATACGATATGGGAGGTTCTGCAGCAGTCGTGGGTGCTATGATTGCGGTTGCCGGTCAAAAATTACCTGTAAATATAGTCGGTGTTGTAGGGCTTGTAGAAAATATGCCGTCCGGTAATGCACAGCGTCCAGGGGATGTGGTAACTACTATGTCAGGGCAAACTGCCGAAGTTTTAAATACCGATGCAGAAGGGCGTTTAGTACTTGCTGATGCCGTTTGGTATGCACAAGAAAAATTTAAGCCTAAATGCGTGATTGACGTTGCAACTCTAACAGGAGCGATAACCGTAGCACTCGGCAGTACATATGCCGGTTGTTTTTCCAATAATGATGAGTTAGCTGATAAGTTAATAAAAATAGGGGAAGAAGTTAATGAAAAACTTTGGAGGATGCCGCTTCATGATGAATACGATGCAATGATCAATTCCGACATAGCCGATATGGCAAATATCGGGAATGTTCCGGGAGCTGCTGGAAGTTGCACGGCTGCACATTTCATTAAACGTTTCATTAAAGAGGGGGTTGATTGGGCACATTTAGATATAGCAGGCGTTGCAAATAGTAATAAAGCTTCAGCACTCGGTCCGAAAGGGGCAGTTGGGTATGGTGTGAGATTACTTGAAAAATTTATCAAAGAATATACTCGATGA
- a CDS encoding DUF3106 domain-containing protein yields the protein MPNIAENISKLPEEQEKVNKLVDQYKNLTPEEQKIVDRKLKSHFTKEELEQDELKSRMNNIRSNLSNKDQEKLQAGNNSIGEIAKDVLSLVKGIINLVENVAEIIKNPKKAIYEWIKGELNQVKPEQQNYQQLPSKPKAAAISR from the coding sequence ATGCCAAATATTGCTGAAAATATTTCAAAACTACCGGAAGAACAAGAAAAAGTTAATAAGCTTGTTGATCAATACAAAAATTTAACTCCGGAAGAACAAAAAATTGTTGATAGAAAACTTAAGTCACATTTTACAAAAGAAGAGCTAGAACAAGATGAGCTTAAATCAAGAATGAATAACATACGTAGTAATTTGTCCAATAAAGACCAAGAAAAACTACAAGCAGGTAATAATTCTATAGGTGAAATAGCAAAAGATGTATTATCGTTAGTTAAAGGAATAATAAATCTAGTAGAAAATGTTGCAGAGATAATTAAAAACCCTAAGAAAGCAATATATGAATGGATTAAAGGTGAGTTAAATCAAGTAAAACCGGAGCAACAAAATTATCAGCAACTCCCATCAAAGCCAAAAGCTGCTGCAATATCAAGATAA
- a CDS encoding palindromic element RPE1 domain-containing protein, with protein MPVHDITSHIIKQKYTIIKTSCELNQDMDEIYSLTPYPIRYTSLNYLKLLSLPISLAFYVTKLCFTANPIWTWIGVNILYKKMDQAIAKKILHGLPDEIETDQNIPKIVEYVFKKYEENLTLAPLVEPTFIQKFLAKTGKYIPAFSKIVKFWNEGGINYSDEIQTKRELIDVIYKQIVSKAYEVGKKGEKLEITDVKALFPEINFEEKINTESENLEIEKVEVINEEPLISELPVRHLSKPAYREEFKGDTEVLATIDICEDTNTGSTYKLPLEAKFGKMSIDQKHEEATITTNANNGINPLVNLLMLKALHDGICQEALKTYVEHCLAEIQISKNQEILENFRYEDSLARLQLYGNYNYDNMYIFEQPVSYLGQNYEHLTVPIACY; from the coding sequence ATGCCAGTACATGACATCACTTCTCATATAATTAAGCAGAAGTATACAATAATTAAAACATCATGTGAGCTAAACCAAGATATGGATGAGATTTATAGCCTCACGCCTTATCCAATACGATATACTAGCCTTAACTATTTAAAGTTATTATCTCTACCTATATCGCTAGCATTTTATGTAACAAAGCTTTGTTTTACGGCTAATCCGATATGGACATGGATCGGGGTTAATATTTTGTATAAAAAGATGGATCAAGCAATAGCCAAAAAAATATTACACGGCTTACCTGACGAAATAGAAACAGATCAAAATATACCTAAAATTGTCGAGTATGTATTTAAAAAATATGAAGAAAACCTTACATTAGCACCTCTTGTTGAACCTACATTTATACAAAAATTTTTAGCAAAGACCGGTAAATATATTCCTGCTTTTTCTAAAATAGTAAAGTTTTGGAATGAAGGAGGAATTAATTATTCTGATGAAATACAAACAAAACGAGAATTAATTGACGTTATTTATAAACAAATTGTTTCTAAAGCTTATGAAGTAGGTAAAAAAGGAGAAAAGCTTGAAATAACGGATGTGAAAGCACTTTTCCCAGAGATAAATTTTGAAGAAAAAATCAATACTGAATCAGAAAATCTTGAAATAGAGAAAGTAGAAGTAATCAATGAAGAGCCTTTAATTTCTGAATTGCCTGTGAGACATCTTTCTAAACCAGCTTATAGAGAGGAATTTAAAGGAGACACAGAAGTGCTTGCCACCATAGACATATGTGAGGATACAAATACCGGATCGACGTATAAATTACCTCTAGAAGCGAAGTTTGGGAAGATGTCTATTGATCAAAAACACGAAGAAGCTACGATTACTACTAATGCAAATAATGGTATTAACCCATTAGTAAACTTACTCATGTTAAAAGCTTTACATGATGGAATTTGTCAAGAGGCACTGAAAACTTATGTTGAACATTGTTTAGCAGAAATTCAGATATCTAAAAATCAAGAAATACTTGAAAACTTCCGATATGAAGATTCTTTAGCAAGATTACAATTATACGGTAATTATAATTATGATAACATGTATATCTTTGAACAACCAGTATCTTACTTAGGTCAAAACTACGAGCATTTAACAGTACCGATCGCTTGTTATTAA
- the rpoC gene encoding DNA-directed RNA polymerase subunit beta', translated as MSVVNFYGQLSNTQQFDQIRINIASPDQVRSWSFGEVTKPETINYRTFKPEKDGLFCARIFGPVKDYECLCGKYKRMKNRGITCEKCGVEVTVSRVRRERMGHIELAAPVAHIWFLKSLPSRISTLLDMTMRDVEKILYFENYVVIDPGLSILQKGELLTEEELQKAKDKYGEDAFTASIGAEVIQQMLKELDFSKLKQELYEELQTTSSEVKKKKLVKRLKLVEDFLESENKPEWMIMDVLPVIPPEIRPLVMLDGGRFATSDLNELYRRVINRNNRLKKLIESKAPDIIVRNEKRMLQEAVDALFDNGRRGRAAKNANKRPFKSLSDMLKGKQGRFRQNLLGKRVDYSGRSVIVVGPELKLHQCGLPKKMALELFKPFIYSKLELYGIATTIKAAKRMVEAEKPEVWDVLEEVIREHPVLLNRAPTLHRLGIQAFEPLLIEGKAIQLHPLVCAAFNADFDGDQMAVHIPLSIEAQLEARVFMMSTNNILSPANGRPIIVPDKDIVLGLYYLTLAFDNEAGEGMMFSDLAEMEHALYNKFITIHTKIKYRRNQLNAEGKMVPVIIDTTYGRLMVGELLPSNPNIEFKFINKQLTKKDISLVIDLVYRHCGQKATVIFADQLMKLGFKYACSSGISFGMDDMVVPESKSTHINETQLEIKEFEQQYSNGLITYGEKYNKVVDAWSRCTDRVANDMMKEIATPPVSDDPNHQKINAIYMMAISGARGSFQQIKQLGGMRGLMTKSNGQIIQTPIISNFKEGLTEFECFNSANGMRKGQIDTALKTASSGYLTRKLVDVAQDCIITEKDCGTDKGIEVKSVIEGGEVIVPLAEKILGRTAAIDIFHPVTNDLILSKGELINEAKLEQIESAGLDRIMIKSVLTCESTTGICSICYGRDLATGTLVSEGEAIGVIAAQSIGEPGTQLTMRTFHIGGAATKGAEVSSVEASYDAKVKIISRNVVINSEERKIVMSQNCELLLLDNNGNEKARHKIPYGARLLVDDSDMVIKTQKLAEWDPYTIPIITEKSGKVLFKDMVEGISIRDVTDEATGIPSKVIIESKQYSRGAELRPRIQLLDAKGEVITLSNGLEARYYLPVGAVLSVEDGVQISVGDIIARIPKESTTTKDITGGLPRVAELVEARRPKDHAVIAEVDGRVEFGKDYKSKRRIIIHPIDETMSIEYMVPKGKHVVVNEGDFVKKGDLLIDGNPVLQDILKVMGVEVLANYIVKEVQAVYRLQGVKIDDKHIEVIIRQMLQKVEITDSGGTTLLAGEKIDRHEFEEINEKAIKNGLKPAEAQLILQGITKASLQTRSFISAASFQETTRVLTEAAIAGKVDKLRGLKENVIVGRLVPAGTGYFMDKMRKAAVKLDEENV; from the coding sequence ATGAGCGTAGTAAATTTTTACGGACAATTAAGTAATACTCAACAATTTGATCAAATAAGGATTAATATAGCAAGTCCTGATCAAGTACGTTCGTGGTCTTTCGGTGAAGTAACAAAACCTGAAACAATTAACTATCGAACCTTTAAACCTGAGAAAGACGGTTTATTTTGTGCAAGAATTTTTGGTCCGGTAAAAGATTACGAATGTCTCTGCGGTAAATATAAGCGGATGAAAAACCGTGGTATTACATGTGAGAAATGCGGCGTCGAAGTTACGGTTTCTAGAGTAAGACGTGAAAGAATGGGGCATATTGAACTTGCAGCTCCCGTTGCTCATATTTGGTTTTTAAAGTCATTACCTTCAAGAATTAGTACGCTTCTTGATATGACAATGCGAGATGTAGAAAAGATTCTTTATTTTGAAAATTATGTAGTAATTGACCCTGGGTTATCGATTTTACAAAAAGGTGAACTTTTAACAGAGGAAGAATTACAGAAAGCAAAAGATAAGTACGGTGAAGATGCGTTTACTGCCTCTATAGGTGCAGAAGTAATACAGCAAATGCTTAAAGAGCTTGATTTCTCAAAGTTAAAGCAAGAGTTATACGAAGAGTTGCAAACTACTTCTTCAGAAGTTAAAAAGAAAAAACTAGTAAAGCGTTTAAAATTAGTAGAGGATTTTTTAGAGTCGGAAAACAAGCCAGAATGGATGATTATGGATGTTTTGCCGGTTATTCCTCCTGAAATTAGACCGCTTGTTATGCTTGACGGCGGAAGATTTGCTACTTCGGACTTAAATGAACTTTATAGAAGAGTAATTAATAGAAATAATCGTTTAAAGAAACTAATAGAGTCAAAAGCTCCTGATATAATAGTCAGGAACGAAAAAAGAATGTTACAAGAAGCGGTGGATGCGTTATTTGATAACGGTCGTCGAGGTAGAGCAGCGAAAAATGCTAATAAGCGTCCATTTAAGTCATTAAGTGATATGCTTAAAGGTAAGCAGGGTCGTTTCCGTCAGAACCTACTTGGTAAAAGGGTTGACTATTCAGGACGTTCGGTTATCGTGGTTGGGCCTGAGCTTAAGCTCCATCAATGTGGTTTACCTAAAAAAATGGCATTGGAGCTATTTAAGCCGTTTATTTATTCTAAGCTTGAGTTGTACGGTATTGCTACGACTATTAAAGCCGCAAAAAGAATGGTGGAAGCTGAAAAGCCTGAAGTTTGGGATGTGCTTGAAGAAGTCATAAGAGAGCATCCGGTTTTACTTAATAGAGCTCCGACATTGCATAGATTAGGTATTCAAGCATTTGAACCTTTATTAATCGAAGGTAAAGCGATTCAGCTTCATCCGCTTGTTTGTGCTGCGTTTAATGCAGACTTTGACGGTGATCAGATGGCGGTACATATCCCGTTATCGATTGAAGCACAGCTTGAAGCTAGGGTATTTATGATGTCTACAAATAATATCTTAAGCCCTGCAAACGGACGTCCTATTATTGTACCGGATAAAGATATAGTACTTGGTTTATATTATCTAACCCTTGCATTTGATAATGAAGCAGGCGAAGGGATGATGTTCTCAGATTTAGCAGAGATGGAACATGCTTTATATAATAAATTTATAACTATTCATACAAAGATAAAATATCGTAGAAATCAGCTAAATGCTGAAGGTAAAATGGTCCCTGTTATCATTGATACTACTTACGGTAGGTTAATGGTCGGTGAATTATTGCCTTCTAACCCTAATATAGAATTCAAGTTTATTAATAAACAACTAACTAAAAAAGACATATCATTAGTTATAGATTTAGTTTATCGTCACTGCGGTCAAAAAGCTACGGTAATTTTTGCCGATCAGCTAATGAAACTAGGTTTTAAATATGCTTGTTCTTCAGGTATTTCTTTTGGAATGGACGATATGGTAGTACCGGAATCTAAGAGTACTCATATCAATGAAACTCAGCTTGAAATAAAAGAATTTGAACAACAATATTCAAACGGTTTAATTACTTATGGAGAGAAATATAATAAAGTAGTTGATGCTTGGTCAAGATGTACCGATAGAGTAGCAAACGACATGATGAAAGAGATTGCTACGCCGCCGGTTAGCGATGATCCGAATCATCAGAAAATAAATGCTATATATATGATGGCTATTTCCGGAGCAAGAGGTTCTTTCCAGCAAATTAAGCAGTTAGGCGGTATGCGAGGTTTAATGACCAAATCAAACGGTCAAATTATACAAACTCCTATTATCTCTAACTTTAAGGAAGGATTAACTGAATTTGAGTGTTTTAATTCTGCTAACGGAATGCGTAAAGGGCAAATAGATACTGCTTTAAAAACGGCAAGCTCAGGTTACTTAACAAGAAAATTAGTAGACGTTGCACAAGATTGTATTATTACCGAAAAAGATTGTGGAACTGATAAAGGAATTGAAGTTAAGAGTGTTATTGAAGGCGGGGAAGTTATAGTACCTTTAGCTGAAAAGATTTTAGGTCGCACTGCTGCTATCGATATATTTCATCCGGTAACTAATGATCTAATTCTCAGTAAAGGCGAGCTTATTAATGAAGCAAAGTTAGAGCAGATTGAGTCGGCTGGACTCGATAGAATTATGATAAAATCCGTATTAACCTGTGAAAGTACTACCGGTATATGTAGTATATGTTACGGTAGGGATCTTGCTACCGGTACGTTGGTGTCGGAGGGTGAGGCAATCGGAGTTATTGCTGCTCAATCTATCGGTGAACCTGGTACGCAGCTTACAATGAGAACTTTCCATATCGGAGGAGCGGCAACAAAAGGTGCTGAGGTTTCTTCTGTAGAAGCTTCCTATGACGCAAAAGTGAAAATTATAAGCCGTAACGTTGTTATTAATTCCGAAGAACGTAAAATTGTTATGAGCCAAAATTGTGAATTATTATTACTTGATAATAACGGTAATGAAAAGGCTCGTCATAAAATTCCATACGGTGCTAGATTACTTGTTGATGACAGTGATATGGTTATTAAAACTCAAAAACTAGCGGAGTGGGATCCTTATACTATACCGATTATCACGGAGAAATCAGGTAAAGTTTTATTCAAAGATATGGTTGAGGGTATTTCTATTCGTGACGTAACTGACGAAGCTACTGGAATACCAAGTAAAGTTATTATTGAGTCAAAACAATATTCACGTGGGGCAGAATTACGTCCTCGTATACAGCTTTTAGATGCTAAAGGTGAAGTTATAACCTTATCAAACGGTTTAGAAGCTAGATATTACTTGCCGGTTGGAGCAGTTTTAAGTGTAGAAGACGGAGTACAAATATCTGTAGGTGATATTATTGCACGTATACCGAAAGAATCAACCACTACTAAAGATATTACCGGTGGTTTACCGAGAGTTGCCGAGCTTGTAGAAGCAAGACGTCCTAAAGATCACGCAGTTATTGCCGAGGTTGACGGTAGAGTAGAATTCGGTAAAGACTATAAATCTAAGAGACGTATTATTATACATCCGATTGATGAAACAATGTCTATTGAGTATATGGTACCTAAAGGCAAGCATGTTGTAGTTAACGAAGGTGACTTTGTTAAAAAAGGTGATTTATTGATTGATGGTAATCCGGTACTCCAAGATATTTTAAAAGTAATGGGAGTAGAGGTTCTTGCAAATTATATTGTTAAAGAGGTTCAAGCCGTTTATCGTCTACAAGGTGTAAAGATTGATGATAAGCACATAGAAGTTATTATTCGTCAGATGTTACAAAAAGTAGAAATCACGGATTCAGGTGGAACTACCTTATTAGCAGGTGAAAAAATAGATAGACATGAATTCGAGGAGATAAATGAAAAGGCTATTAAAAATGGTTTAAAACCTGCTGAAGCACAATTAATATTACAAGGTATTACTAAAGCTTCTCTGCAAACTAGATCATTTATCTCTGCGGCATCATTCCAGGAGACTACTAGAGTTTTAACTGAAGCAGCTATTGCCGGTAAGGTAGATAAACTACGAGGACTAAAAGAAAACGTGATAGTTGGGCGATTAGTACCTGCCGGAACCGGTTACTTTATGGATAAAATGCGTAAAGCAGCTGTAAAGCTTGATGAAGAGAATGTATAA